The following proteins are encoded in a genomic region of Oncorhynchus keta strain PuntledgeMale-10-30-2019 chromosome 8, Oket_V2, whole genome shotgun sequence:
- the chgb gene encoding secretogranin-1: MMKLVFVFAVVAYFFAENLSLPVGEEQQREDVVTRCLVEVLSKALTKPDSHPLDQECKDILKAGAQHAAPAEKKSDEVLTNEEEGKEHEPEPEAPGADVKDIEALLKSVEEKRETPEDEDRSQESWDLNYEKEKRIWKPTHRYHHKKPNHKRDEEVSEEVREEPDEERSQESWSLGDEKEKRYRPTYRYTPKKHHKRDEEGLEEEREEPEEERSQESWSLGDEKEKRYRPTYRYTPKKHHKRDEEGLEEEREEPEEERSQESWSLGDEKEKRYRPTYRYTPKKHHKRDEEGLEEEREEPEEERSQESWSLGDEKEKRYRPTYRYTPKKHHKRDEEGLEEEREEPEEERSQESWSLGDEKEKRYRPTYRYTPKKHHKRDEEGLEEEREEPEEERSQESWSLGDEKEKRYRPTYRYTPKKHHKRDEEDEERSQESWSLGDEKEKREEDDEERKKRIWKPTHRYHHKKHHKRSEDPSEEEEEEKDKRIWKPTHRYHHKKHHKRGADSSDEESEEKRSEESEEEEGEDREKRIWKPTHRYHHKKHHKRDEELSEEGREEPDEERSQESWSLGDGKEKRDEDMMRDEDEREKRIWKPTHRYHHKKHHKRNGDSSEEEDEERRGDSDEHEEEKRHGDAEEDERQRDRQEALRYLAEKSRLLGEGEVYEKRSPWAYREYYHPAWWKRSIDPHTPLHKMEELAKLLSYKNHQLASQSELADEEKKRSVSLTPEEENELENIAAMDMELQKISERMQEDRSE, from the exons ATGATGAAACTTGTGTTTGTTTTTGCTGTGGTTGCGTATTTTTTTGCAG AAAATCTATCACTTCCCGTTGGAGAAGAACAACAGCGAGAGGATGTG GTAACACGGTGCTTGGTTGAGGTCCTGTCCAAGGCGTTGACCAAACCTGACTCTCACCCTCTGGATCAGGAATGTAAAGATATTCTCAAAGCAG GTGCCCAACATGCTGCTCCTGCAGAGAAGAAAAGTGATGAGGTGCTGACTAATGAAGAGGAGGGCAAAGAACATGAACCTGAGCCTGAGGCACCAGGGGCCGACGTGAAAGACATCGAGGCCCTCCTGAAGtctgtggaggagaagagggagacacCGGAGGACGAAGATCGCAGCCAGGAGTCATGGGACCTCAACTACGAGAAAGAGAAAAGGATTTGGAAACCAACGCACAGGTATCATCATAAGAAACCCAATCACAAACGTGATGAGGAGGTTTCTGAAGAAGTGAGAGAAGAGCCAGACGAAGAACGTAGTCAGGAATCCTGGAGCCTGGGCGATGAGAAGGAGAAGAGATATAGGCCTACCTATCGGTACACCCCAAAGAAACACCACAAACGAGACGAAGAGGgtttagaggaagagagagaagagccagAAGAAGAACGTAGTCAGGAATCCTGGAGCCTGGGCGATGAGAAGGAGAAGAGATATAGGCCTACCTATCGGTACACCCCAAAGAAACACCACAAACGAGACGAAGAGGgtttagaggaagagagagaagagccagAAGAAGAACGTAGTCAGGAATCCTGGAGCCTGGGCGATGAGAAGGAGAAGAGATATAGGCCTACCTATCGGTACACCCCAAAGAAACACCACAAACGAGACGAAGAGGgtttagaggaagagagagaagagccagAAGAGGAACGTAGTCAGGAATCCTGGAGCCTGGGCGATGAGAAGGAGAAGAGATATAGGCCTACCTATCGGTACACCCCAAAGAAACACCACAAACGAGATGAAGAGGgtttagaggaagagagagaagagccagAAGAAGAACGTAGTCAGGAATCCTGGAGCCTGGGCGATGAGAAGGAGAAGAGATATAGGCCTACCTATCGGTACACCCCAAAGAAACACCACAAACGAGATGAAGAGGgtttagaggaagagagagaagagccagAAGAAGAACGTAGTCAGGAATCCTGGAGCCTGGGCGATGAGAAGGAGAAGAGATATAGGCCTACCTATCGGTACACCCCAAAGAAACACCACAAACGAGATGAAGAAGACGAAGAGCGCAGTCAAGAGTCCTGGAGTCTGGGCgatgagaaagaaaagagagaggaggatgatgaggaaAGAAAGAAGAGGATCTGGAAACCCACCCATCGGTACCACCACAAGAAGCACCACAAACGCAGTGAAGAtccttcagaggaagaggaggaggagaaagataaGAGAATTTGGAAACCCACACACAGATATCACCACAAGAAACACCACAAACGAGGTGCTGACTCATCGGACGAGGAATCAGAGGAGAAGAGATCAGAAgagtcagaggaagaggagggagaggatagagagaagagaatcTGGAAGCCCACACACAGATACCACCACAAAAAACACCACAAACGTGATGAGGAGCTTtcagaagaagggagagaggagccagaTGAAGAACGCAGCCAAGAGTCCTGGAGTCTGGGTGatggaaaggagaagagagatgaggataTGATGAGAgatgaggatgagagagaaaagaggattTGGAAACCAACTCACAGGTACCACCACAAGAAGCATCACAAACGCAATGGGGattcctcagaggaggaagacgaggaaCGAAGGGGCGATTCGGACGAACACGAGGAGGAAAAGAGGCATGGAGATGCCGAGGAGgacgagagacagagggataggcAGGAGGCTCTGAG GTACTTGGCAGAGAAGAGTCGTCTCCTGGGGGAGGGTGAGGTGTATGAGAAACGTTCTCCCTGGGCTTACAGAGAATACTACCACCCCGCCTGGTGGAAGAGAAGCATAGACCCACACACACCATTGCATAAG